The DNA region CGTTGTGGCCCCAGTACGGCGCATCGCCCAGCAGCCAGTAGTGCAGGCCGGCCGTGAACACCGGGCCGTACAGCCGGGCCGCGAACTGCTGCACCCGGCCGAGGAAGGTGTGCTGGTTTACGCCGGCGGGCAGGCTCTGCAGAATGCCCACGTTGCGCTTGCGCTCCATGAGCTCGACCATGCGGTTCAGGGTCTCGCCGCTCATCACGCTGTCGGCGTCCATCACCGTCATGTACGTGTAGTTCTTGCCCCAGCGGCGGCAGAAGTCCGCAACGTTGCCGCTCTTCTTTTTGATGTTGGTGCGGCGGCGGCGGTAGAAGATACGGTCCTCGGCGTCCAGCTGGCGCACCAACCTAGCCCAGGCCGCTTCCTCCTCCACCCAGGCGTCGGGGTTCTGTGTGTCGCTCAGCAGGTAGATGTCGTAGCTGGCCAGGCGCCCCGTGCGCTCTATGGAGTTATAGACCGCCTCGATTCCGGCGCAGACAAGGTTCATGTCCTCGTTGTAGACCGGGAAGACCAGGGCGGTGCGCACATCGTCGCGCACGGGGTTGTCCGTGGGCCGTGGCCTGGTGATGGCGAAGCGGTCCGTGCCGCGTATCAGAACGCCGAGCCCGGCGATGGCGGTCCAGAAGCCCAGGGATATCCAGGCGAAAAGTATGGCGAAGACGCCGATGAGCACCATCTCCAGATAGGTGCTGCCCTGGTGCGGCAGCACGGTGGCCATGCGCCAGGCGGCCACGGCCGTGAGCCCTGTGATGAGCAGGGTGAGGGCCACGCGGCGGTGTCTGGACGCCTTGACCCACCGTTGCTTCATGCGCTTGCGCGGCATGCGCGCCAGCCAGGGGCGGTTGTTGCAGCGCTCTGGCGCCATGGAGAGGCGCGAGATGGGCGGTTGGGCGCAGGGCCACGACTCCGTGGCCGGGCCCACGCCTTCCTCGAAGAGCTCCTGCATGGCCGCCGGTCCGGGCTCGTCCTCGTCCGGGTGCATGGCGCGGACAACACGCAGGGCGCGCTCCAGCCGTTCGCTCTCGGCCAGGGGCAGGCGCCGTAGATACGACATCAGACGCGCGCCGGCGGCTTCCTTTTCCCGGGAGCCGTTGCCTGCAGCGGCAGGGGTCGGCGGCGTATGCGGCTGGTTGGGTGCGACAGAGGGGGGCATGGTGCGGACTACTCCTGAAGCTCGGGTTTGAAAGTGTAGCTCCAGGTCTCGCTCAGCACGTCATCCTTGTGGCGCAGGAAGGCGCGTAGCTCGATGGGGCCCTCCTTGTCGGGCAGCATGCGCTCCAGGGTGGACTTGCTGGCAAAGCGGACCTTGAAGGAGAGACGCCAGCCCTTGGTCTCCGGGTTGGGGAAGACCTGCTGCTCCAGGAGCTCGGCGCCTTGGCCTACATCCACATTGGCGGAGAGCTCTTCTTCGTCCGGATCGATCTTGGCCAGGGTCTCGCCGCCAAAGTCCACAACAAAGATGTAGACCTCACCGTCCTGCTCCTCCTTCGCGTCCTCCTGCTTGTGCACACGGCCAACGCGGGTGGAGGTGACGTAGCCGCCGGGCGAGAGCTCGGCCGGGTCGCCCATCCAGCGCATGCGGTACTCGAAGGCCAGGGGCTGGTCATCGGTGGGCAGGGTGTCCGGGGTCCAGTAAGCCACGATGTTGTCGTGAATCTCCTGGTCCGAAGGAATCTGCACCAGCTCCATGTGGCCGTTGCCCCAGGCGCCGATGGGCTCGATCCACACGCTGGGCCGTTGCTCGTAGTGCGCTTCCAGATCCTCGTAGTCGTGGAAGTTGCGGTCGCGCTGCAGCACGCCGAAGCCTTGCACGTCATTGGCCTCGAAGCTGGAGAGCTGCAGGGTGCGCAGGTTCTGCAGCGGCCGCCAGAGCCACTCGCCGTTGGCCAGGTTGACCAGCAGGCCGTCGGAGTCGTGCACCTCGGGCCGCCAGCCCATGCGCGGGCTGGGCAGGCTGTTCTCGCCATAGAAGAACATGCTCGTCAGCGGCGCAAAGCCAAGCTTTTCCACAGGATTGCGCAGGAAGATGCGCGCCGCCACGTCGACCTGCGTGGTGGTGCCCGGCCAGACGCGGAAGGCGTACGCCCCGGTCAGGCTCTGGCTGTCCAGCAGGGCGTAGATGACGAGGTCCTTGTCCTTGCGATTCGGCTTGACGATCCAGAACTTGCGGAACCAGGGAAACTCCTCGCCCTTGGGCAGCGCCGTATCCACGGCCAGGCCGCGGGCCGAGATGCCGTAGTTCTGGCCCTTGCCCACGGCGCGGAAGTAGCTGGCGCCCAGGAAGACCAGGAACTCGTCGAAGTACTTGCGCGTGTTGATGGGGGCGTGGATGCGGAAGCCGGCGGCGCCGATCACCTCGGGAAGCTGCTCGCCCAGGGTGCGGTTGCGGCCATAGGTGAACATGGACTTCTCCACCGGCAGCTCCTCTGCCTTGCCGTTGTCCACGATGTTGATGGAGACAGTGTTCTGATAGAGGAAGCCGGGGTGGAAGAGCTGCACTTCAAAGGGCAGCTTCTGCTTCCGCCACAGGGACTTCTCCGGATCGAAACGGATATCCCGCCAGGCATCGTAGTCCAGGGGGCTGAACGGTTCCGGCAGGGGCGCGGCCTCCACGTATGGGTTCTTGCTCAGTTCCTGTGCCAGGTCGATGACCGAGTTGTACGAAAATTCCTGGTTCGCGGAGGCAATGCCGGAACCGAGCAGGCTGGTCCCGGGAATCGCCAGGATCAGGGCCGCGAGCAGGGTGCTCGCGCCAATGAGGGCAGGCCCGATGGACAGTCGGCTGTGCTGCTTCATATTCAATCTCAATACAATGCTGAGTTAAACGACCAGGGGCCCGGCGCAGTCGCCGGACAGGTGCGCAGCCCCGGAGTCAGGGCGGCGCCAGTCCAGAACAGATGCTTCACGCGCCGTCAGGCGGCCGGCATGTGGTTCGGACGAAGCGTTCTGTTTCGCTCAAAGCACATGCCGACCGACCGGACGGATTTTCGACGCAGTTGTCGAGAATGATGCAATATATACTGATTCAGATGGCTCGGAAAGATGAAAAACGCGTCATTTGTATTCGTTGGGAGCTTTCCTCGACGCCGCAAACCGCACGAGGTCGTCGTAGATGCGCTGCGTCTCTTCCACGGTCAGGTCTTCGGCAACGAGCAGGAACGGGTAGTCTTCACGGAACTTTTCAGCCCAGGGCTTGTTGGAAAGCTCGGTCCAGGCGTCCCACTCGCCGTATGTGATCACGCCGCCGCGGGTCATGAGGCTCATATGGAACGTGTCGTAGCTGTGGGGATCTTTGAGGGTCATGGGAGAGTCGTCGTATGGCCTGCGCGCCTGGATGGATGCCGTGAACCACGACCCTATGGCCAGGTCGTCGTAACAGGTCTGCGTAGGCTCTTCGGGGTAGATAGTCTCGAGTAGTGAGCGAAAATCATCAGCCATGAGGACCTCCTTCGGGGTCTTGATCGGCCGGGATGAATACGTGATTTCATCGAGGCTGACAACGATTTAAGCGTCTCTCTGAATAAACTGTCAGAATGTCCGGTGCAATCGGCGTATCCCGCCGGATTTGTGCGCTCTGGAACTGTCCTATAACAGCAGATGGCGCATCTTGGGATGTAAAAGTTATGTAAGCCCTGTTCCAGTGCGTTGTTTTCGATCTTTTTGCAATGCATGGAGCATGGCAAGCCGTTGAAGCACCATGCCCGATTCGGGGACATATCAATACGGCCCCTGGCTCCGGATGTGCATGATATCCGGGCGCGCCTGAGATCACCACGCGCTTCAGACAGAGACGCATGGCCATGGCGCCCGGGACCACTGCCCCCCATAGAAAAAGCCGGCCTCCCAATAGGGGAGACCGGCTCATCATATCAACGAGTTATGTGCGCCTGGGCTTATTTGGGGTGGCAGGCGGAGCCCATGCAGCCCGTCAGCTTCTTCTTGAGTTCCTTGTCGCTGCCGGCGGTCTCGACGTGACAGGACATGCAGGTTTCCTTGACGCCGGCCTTGCGGTTGTGGACAACCTTGTACCAGGAGAGATCGGCGGCTTTGTCGGTGGCGCTGTGGCAGCCTTCGGTCACGCAGCTGGCATACTGCTTGTCGCCTTCCTGGTGGTGGCAGGTGGTGCAGTCCACGGAGGCGTGCGAGGTATGGTTGAAGGTGACCTTGTAGCCCTTTGCATCATCGGTGTGGTCAAGCACGAGACCATCTGCCGGGGCGTCCTCGGCGTAGATGGACGGGAGGGCAAATGCCAGTACCAGGGCGGCCGCCGTCAGGCAGACCAGAAGGGATTTTTTCATGCCGCATTCTCCTTGCCAATCGCTAATTAGGTTGCACGAGCTCGAAAACGAAACCTTTCCAGAAAAATCGACGCGCCCCGTAACTAGCAGCGCCGCCAGAGCTATACTCTGTGCCTCTGTATTATAATTTGGTGTAATAGCATGGAAGCACGGACGAATGTCAAGAGAAAGACGTGTCACCGTATATAGGTATGGATACGGTAACGCGGGTGTATTCGTGCTCCTTGCTGGCGATGTCGAGCCGGCCGCCGTGCCCCTTGACGATGGCATGGGTGATGGACAGGCCGAGGCCCGTGCCCTCGTTGTGCGGCTTCAGGCTGAAGAAGGGCGAAAGGATGCGGTTCATGGCCGATTCGGGGATGCCGTACCCATTGTCCGTGATCGAAATATCCACGAACGCTTCGCTGTTGTGCAACGCGGTCCGCGCCTCGATGCGGATGAGCGGGTCCGGCCTCGGCGTCTGGCCATGCGTCACCGCGTGCAGCGCGTTGTTCAGTATGTTCAGCAGCACCTGGCGGATCTCGTGGGCGCGGGCCCGGATGCGGGGCAGAGTGTCGTCCACCTGGATATCCACGGCGACCCGGCCGCGATTGACGCCGCCTTCGAGAAGCTGCAATGCGTCGTCCACCACCTCGCGCACCTGCACGGGCTCGAACTGCTCGGACCGCGACCGTGAGAACGCCAGCAGCTTGGCCACGATGCGGCTGACACGCTCCCCTTCGTGGATGATCTTGGCCGCGAGATCATGGCAGGGGCCGTCGGCCAGCTCGTCGTGGATGATCTCGGCGTAGTTGACGATGCCGTTGAGCGGGTTGTTGATCTCGTGCGCCACCCCGGCCGCCAGCTCGCCCAGCGAGGCAAGCTGCCCGGCGCGGAGGGACTCCGCCTCCAAACGCTTCCTGTCGCTCACGTCGGTGCGAATGGCGCATGCCGCAAAGGCCGCCCCGTACTCGTTGAACAGGGGAAAGGCCGTGGTCATGTAGGTGCGCACCTCGCCCTCCACGGTAAAGGACTCCTCGTCGGCCATCGGCTTGCGTTCAGCCAGCGCCTGATCCTCCAGCACGCTCAGAACCTGCGCGTTCTCCTGCCCGTACACCTCTGCGCGCGAGAGCCCGGCGATATCCGTCCGGCCGGCCGCAAAGAGCAGCATGAAGTGCAGGTTGGCCATGATGAACCGGCCATCCGAGTTCACAAGGCTGATGGCGGACGGCGAGTGGTCCAGAATTCCCTGGAGCCGTTTGTGACTCTCACGCATTGCCGCCTCGGCCGCCTTGCGCTCCTCGATCTCCCGCTTCAGCTCCCGGTTGGAGCGGTCCAGGTCCATGGTCCGGCGCTCCACGCGCTCTTCGAGTTCGGCCTTGGCTCTGGAAAGCGCCGCCTCGGCCTGGGTGCGGTTTTCCACCTCCTGCTTCAGGCGCGTGACGTTGCTTTCCATGGACTCGGCCATCTCGTTGAAGCCATGGGCCATCCAGCCGAGCTCGTCCCTGCGTATCGGCGACAGCAGCGGAATGCGGGCGCTCAGATCGCCGCCGGTCAGGCGCTCCATCACGGCCATATTCTGCCTGAGCCGGGAAAAGACGAGCCGGCGGAAGCTGACGAGGAGCGCCAGCGAGGTGACGATGCCGCCCAGGGCGGAGCCCAGGAGAAGCACCAGAAAGAACTCGTGGCTTTGCTGCGAGACGCGGCTCTTGTCCACCCGCAGAAACGTGTAGACAAAGGCGGCGCCGTCGGCCGCGTTGAGCACCGGGAAGACCGCGATGATTTCGTGGCGTCCGTCGTGTTTGATGGTGTGCGTAAACCCGCCGTTGCGCGCCTGGGTGAACCATTCCGGGTCGAGGCTCGGGACGGACCGGATATCACGGCCCACCAGAGAGGGGTCCGTGGCGTTGAAGATGATCCCCGTGAATCCGACGACCATGGCTTCCTCGAAACCCTTGCCCACCAGACGCCCCACAAGATCCTTGTCGCCCAGGGCGTCGTAGGCCAGGGCCCCGCTGGAGACCAGCCTGGTGACGGCGCGGATGCGCTGCCCCAGCTCTTTTTCCATCTGCCGGTCGTGGATTTGCAGATACAAGAGACCTACCAGGAAAAAGATCACCACCTCCACGCATACCACGATAAGGCTGACCCGGAAGGCCAGACTGCGGCGGGAGAAGGGGCGTGGAGGAGAGACCATGGGCCGTCAGTTCTGCACAGGTGGAATCGTGTAGTACTGCGAGGGATTGGTAGGGGCCGGCGTGGGGTACGACCAGCCATAGGGCATCAGCTCCGGCACGTTGTGGAAGTTGTTCCGCACCAGGCCGTAGCCGTGCTCCCGCAGGAACAGGCCGATGGCGTAGAACTGCTCCTCCGCGATATCCAGAATGGCGTTCATGATTCTGGTCTGTTCGGCCGGGCTGCCCGTGGACTTGAGGTCGTCGTACAGATTGAGCTGCTCCATGACCCGGGGCGGCGGACGCATGGCCATCGGATTATCGTGGTCCGTCTGCCACAGCACCCAGGCCACACCGTAGACCGCCTCGATGTTGCTGGGGAGATAGAACTGGTTCTCCAGTAAAACGTCCAGTCCCCCCTCGGCGCCAACAAAGAGGGCGTCGTGGCGGTTGGTGTCCTTGAGAGCATACTCCTCGGAACGGCTCACCACGCGGACGGTCACGTCCAGGCCCAGCTCACGCCAGCCCTGTACGATCGGCTTCAGCAGGGGCAGGTACGGCGT from Oceanidesulfovibrio marinus includes:
- a CDS encoding glucan biosynthesis protein G, producing MKQHSRLSIGPALIGASTLLAALILAIPGTSLLGSGIASANQEFSYNSVIDLAQELSKNPYVEAAPLPEPFSPLDYDAWRDIRFDPEKSLWRKQKLPFEVQLFHPGFLYQNTVSINIVDNGKAEELPVEKSMFTYGRNRTLGEQLPEVIGAAGFRIHAPINTRKYFDEFLVFLGASYFRAVGKGQNYGISARGLAVDTALPKGEEFPWFRKFWIVKPNRKDKDLVIYALLDSQSLTGAYAFRVWPGTTTQVDVAARIFLRNPVEKLGFAPLTSMFFYGENSLPSPRMGWRPEVHDSDGLLVNLANGEWLWRPLQNLRTLQLSSFEANDVQGFGVLQRDRNFHDYEDLEAHYEQRPSVWIEPIGAWGNGHMELVQIPSDQEIHDNIVAYWTPDTLPTDDQPLAFEYRMRWMGDPAELSPGGYVTSTRVGRVHKQEDAKEEQDGEVYIFVVDFGGETLAKIDPDEEELSANVDVGQGAELLEQQVFPNPETKGWRLSFKVRFASKSTLERMLPDKEGPIELRAFLRHKDDVLSETWSYTFKPELQE
- a CDS encoding cytochrome c3 family protein, which encodes MKKSLLVCLTAAALVLAFALPSIYAEDAPADGLVLDHTDDAKGYKVTFNHTSHASVDCTTCHHQEGDKQYASCVTEGCHSATDKAADLSWYKVVHNRKAGVKETCMSCHVETAGSDKELKKKLTGCMGSACHPK
- a CDS encoding ATP-binding protein, whose amino-acid sequence is MVSPPRPFSRRSLAFRVSLIVVCVEVVIFFLVGLLYLQIHDRQMEKELGQRIRAVTRLVSSGALAYDALGDKDLVGRLVGKGFEEAMVVGFTGIIFNATDPSLVGRDIRSVPSLDPEWFTQARNGGFTHTIKHDGRHEIIAVFPVLNAADGAAFVYTFLRVDKSRVSQQSHEFFLVLLLGSALGGIVTSLALLVSFRRLVFSRLRQNMAVMERLTGGDLSARIPLLSPIRRDELGWMAHGFNEMAESMESNVTRLKQEVENRTQAEAALSRAKAELEERVERRTMDLDRSNRELKREIEERKAAEAAMRESHKRLQGILDHSPSAISLVNSDGRFIMANLHFMLLFAAGRTDIAGLSRAEVYGQENAQVLSVLEDQALAERKPMADEESFTVEGEVRTYMTTAFPLFNEYGAAFAACAIRTDVSDRKRLEAESLRAGQLASLGELAAGVAHEINNPLNGIVNYAEIIHDELADGPCHDLAAKIIHEGERVSRIVAKLLAFSRSRSEQFEPVQVREVVDDALQLLEGGVNRGRVAVDIQVDDTLPRIRARAHEIRQVLLNILNNALHAVTHGQTPRPDPLIRIEARTALHNSEAFVDISITDNGYGIPESAMNRILSPFFSLKPHNEGTGLGLSITHAIVKGHGGRLDIASKEHEYTRVTVSIPIYGDTSFS